The Rattus rattus isolate New Zealand chromosome 8, Rrattus_CSIRO_v1, whole genome shotgun sequence genome contains the following window.
GAAGCTAAATTAGATTATTACAGAATTCCATTGTGCTCTGGGAtgtcactttctgtctctcaaatATATACCACTGTGATTATTATTGAAAAATCGTGAAGAAAAGGTGAAACACCATCACTAACTAGAGAGTAAAGGTGGATGGACAGACTGATACACACATGCAACCCTGACatcattccttttccttctgaagCTTCTCTGACAAGGCCCAAGTCCCTGCTGGTCTCTTCTCCATCTACCAAGTTGCTGACATTGGAGGAAGCCCAGGCAAGAACTCAGGCTCAGGTCAATTCTCCTATTGTGACCGAAAATAAGTACATCGAAGTAGGAGAAGGGCCTGCTGCACTTCAAGGGAAGTTTCACACCATCATTGAGTTCCCACTTGAAAGGTAACATACACTAAGTCCCGTTTTAAAATAGGCTTTCATGGCTATAAATGGATTGCattaaaatttactattttattaaaattgggGCAGTCGTAGAAAAAATGCTGAATCAAATATAGACATGGAACCCTTTTAAGGACCAACAAAAATTATTCTCACAAAACTTTATAACAGTGTAATTTTAGGAAGTAAGTTGTACAAGGACGATTGCTAATATAAATGATACACGTTCATTGCATGGGGCTGGcttttctctttgagaaaatttagaaataagtGGTGCTGAAATAGCTTATTCAGAAAGTAGTGAATGCTTAGTGACTTCTGACACTGGTTCCTGACCAGCAGCAGAGTCACCGGTGACTGTGAGACATGCAGACCCTCCCGCCCCAGCCCAGGCCCACTGGTCAGGAGCTGGAGCCTCCCTCCTGTGTAGTTCTGATGAGTGCAGAAGTTGTCCTGCAGCCCAGAGAAGCCGTGAGCGTGACCCACACACGCCTGCACGAGGCTTCTGTCTCACTATGCAGTGTTTGGTTGTCACTGGGTTTCAGGGACTTAAGCAATATGAAGAACGCTGCAGCGTGTCCTGCGGTGTCCCTCCGAGCTCCTACCCTCACCGCTTCTCTGGGGAAATACAGGGTGTGACTCCCTTACTAGGTCTGCAGAAAGACAAGTTAGTTTAGCTGTTTCTGCTGCCCTCTGGCTGTGCTCATAAACGCAAGGGTCTTGTTTCCCTAGAAGATGCCACACTAATAAAACCTCAGGAGTTTCCTTTTTTCACTTTTGGGTGTTcctctatcttctttttctttctgtggctaGAAAGCCAGAAGTTAGTACATGTCATTCCTTTCCATTTCCGAGTTGATCCTCAGCTCCTTGCTTTTGTATTTTAGCCCCCGTTTTACTAAAAACAGATGGCTTTAAGTAGAGATTCAAAACGTAGACATTAGGGTGTAGGCAGGCTCGGGTTCCGCGGAATCCTCATTTCCTTGCTTCCACAGTTACTAAGGACATTAGTTGAACTTCTCAGGTCTTCATTCCGTCAGCCTCCCATGCGGTCATCTAAGGACATTAATGACATTCTAACTGTGTTGGCGCACATGCTGACTCTTCGCCTCCTTCTGTCCTTACCTCCCCTCGCCTCAGTTTTTCCATTCTGTCTTGTCTATGGAGGCTCATTATCAACATCTCTGCACCCTTTTCTCAGCCTGAGGAGCGTGTGGCCTTGAAGCTGCAGCTCACGTTGCTCGCACATTAGCTTCCGTGCCTTGCAGAACCGCACTGCACCGTGCACGGCATGGAAGGAGAAGGTTTGCCTGCCGCCCCCCTGTGCCTCTCCAGCCTGTTCCTTCCTTTCTACAGTTTGTTCATTTCCCGTTCTGTAGGAAAAGACAGAGCCTTGGTTATATTAGTACTGATAAACGGCCTTTTTGTTTCATAGGAAGAGGCCTCAGAATAAGATGAAGAAATCTCCGGTTGGCAGCTGGCGCTCCTTTTTCAATCTGGGGAAGTCCTCTTCTGTCTCCAAACGCAAACTGCAGCGTAACGAGAGCGAGCCCTCAGAGATGAAAGCCATGGCTCTGAAAGGTGAGCGCCGAGCCGCCCTGTCCTGGGTAGCAGACACCTGGGGGTTCAACACCCTCCACTGTCCTGTGTGATCATGATACAGCTCGCGGTAAAACGTGCGTAGTTGTGTGGCCCAGGCGGGTTGTCTGCATGTGTGATTGCCGCCAGCTCCCTAAAGATAGTATCAGTTACGTAGAGAAGAACTCAGAGCTGAAGAAAACTGTAtagatgtcacacacacacacacacacacacacacacacacacacacacacacacacacacagtgcatttgTGTCATTGCTTGTGTAACATAATTTGTACAGTGCTGGTAATAAGCAAATACCACTGTTACGTACTTGTTTTGATCTTTAGTTTTACACACTTAGAACTGACAAGTCTGTATTTCACCATACTTTTCAAGTTTATAACTATTTCACCAGTGAAATTCTCCTGCATGACTCACTGATGGAGTACTGTGTTCTATCAGACAGATCATTATGGTTGAGAAAAGTaccttttaaagtaattttaaaaacttgtgcTTTGATACAAACATCTTCTTGATCTAGAAAAACTAGTGGCGCTTTTCCTTAGGTACCCTTAGAAGTCATGCTCAGCTCATCCCCATCATTCCGTTTGCAATCATGTATTACCCACACGTTAGATATTTTGATTTGTTGGCTCTGCAGAAAGAAAATTACGGTAGTGCCCTGCCTTCAGAGTCTAACCAGAGAGCCATCTGTATGAGAAAATGACGTCAAGTATGTATTACAGCAGAAGTAGAATTCTGTGTCCAGAATCTATGGCTGGCATTGTTAGTTTGTCTGGGAGTAGGGTGATGATCAGGACTACTAACTGTATTTCTAAGAATTAatactgtatgtgtatggatgtcttgcgtatatttgtgtgtgtgcactccatgtgcctggtgctcatggaggtcagaagagagccgtggattccctggaactgaagttacagtggctgtgagctgccggccatgtgggtgctgggaatcaaacccaggacctctgaagagcaacggtgctcttaaccactcaccaagctctccagccccaggaaagagAACTTTCAGCTTGGGAGTTGAAGAAGGTTCGGTTCACCTGATGTCTAAGGGGACCCAAAGACCTATTTCAGGAAATGGCAGCAGGGCAGGAAGAGGGGCAGGTTGGAGAAAAGAGATTTCTTAAAGGACTTTATGAGAAATTGTTGTaaagagaggaaagcaggaagagacagtTAGGAAGATCGCAGAGAGCATGAGAGACGGAGCTCAAAGTATCTGCAGTATGGAGTGCCTGCCACCAGCAGGTCAGAAAGACATAGGAGTTCAGCAGGTAAGGTATACAGTAAAAATAACTGCTATTCCTGGGGCTGCTGTTACTAATTACTACGCATTGAGACTGGAGCATGTATGGAAACAGTCTGACAGCTGTCACCTCACCTGCGGTCTCTTGAAGTTCTCAGGGGGATGCCCTCCTGTCTCGTCTGTCCCCTTTGGCTCCCAGCATCTCTGCCTTTAGGTAGCACCGTGCCAGCCTCTACCTGCGCCTTCATGGGGCCgccttctctgtttccctttgtcttttcttttcacaaaGGCACCATCACTGAAGAGAGGGGCCACTGTAAGATATCGTCAGAGGGACTGgaagggtggctcagtggctgtAAACTCTCCTAAAGGACTGAGTTCACTTCCTATCACCTGGAACTCAAACTCCAAGGGATCCAttaccctctctggcctcctagGTCAATGGCACACACGTGGAATACACTCACAAGCACAACACATCCAcacgaataaaaataaaatcgGTAAAGACATCCCCCAAGGTTACCAAGTTGGTCTTCGGGAGAGGAATCTTTTGTTCACCTTTGTGCTCAAGTTTGTAGGCTTTGGGAagaagtttgctttttttttccacgtgggAAACAGAATAATGAATGCAGTGTATTACATAACAGGGTAAGCTGAGTATGACTGCAGAGTGCACGGCTAGTCACACCTGGAGATACAGATGTTGCTCGGAAAAACCCCCAACCCTTTAACTGCACAGTCCTTGGTAATGGCAGGTTTTACTCTGTTTGCTTTCACTATTTAGGTGGCAGAGCAGAAGGAACCCTCCGCTCAGCTAAAAGTGAGGAGTCTCTTACTTCTCTCCATGCAGTTGATGGTAAGACTGAAGCACCCTGGGGTGGGTTGCATAAAAGCACATGTATGCAGCAGTTTTATGAGTATGCACTTAGCAAGAAGACGATGAAATACCACTTCCAGGACTAGTGGCATTGAGTACGGTTCAGTTAAAACTCGTGGATACTTTAATATGGTGTGGTATTCTGGCACGAACGCTGTTTATGTAAAATGGCTGAAATGtttgaaatgaaagcaaacatttaTATTTGTCAATGCTTCAAAGTGGGTGTCACTGTTTCCTTTAGATTTGGAGACAGGAGCGGCGGCTTGGAGACTCACTTGTTAATTGATGGTGGGTGGTCTTCGTGGGTCATTAGTTGTTAGAGCTGAGAACTTAGAGTGAGTCTGCCTGCAAAGGGGACCAACATCTCCTGGCAGACACTGGAGGGAGGTGTGGTTACAGCATAAATTACAATTCAGAAGCCAACCTTCTGAAAGCAAGTGTTGTGCTAAGCTGTGCCACTGGGATTAGCTTGAAAAGCGAAAAACCTGTTCTCGGGGAAAAGAAAGTGGAAGTATTTTAAGTGTGTGAATAGAGTGCTTTCTTAATGTgtgtaaatactttttaattaggAAGAAATACTGTTTCTTCTTAAGGATATTTCTCCATAATAAACAACCGTTTGTTACTGTTTGATACTGAAAGTGCTATTTTCAGTGATAATTTCTACCATGCAAGTCAAACATGAGGCCAGTGATAAAATAAGACACAAAGAAAGGGGAAAGCTGGCCCAGATCAGACCAAGTGTCAGTGTTGAAGTCATAATCCAAGAGTCCCCTGCCATTTTCTTACCTGGGGTGTGTATCAGCTGTCGTGCACGTGCTTGTTAATTGTGTTCTATTTAGACCTTCTCTTACCACAAGTGTAACTGACATTTGTACACCCAGACGCAGTTCGTGGGAAGAAAAGTTAAGGTTGCAATTGTCTTACCCTGTGCGCTATTACTACTGTACTAGGTAGGTGGCTGCTGTGGTGCTGTGTCCCGGGAGATTCACGCCCTGACATTGTTGTCCGTTTTCACTAGGTGATTCCAAGCTGTTCAGACCCAGAAGACCCAGGTCCAGCAGTGATgcactctctgcctccttcaatGGAGACGTGCTGGGGAACCGGTGCAATTCCTATGACAATCTGCCCCACGACaatgagagtgaggaggaagtaGGGCTGCTCCACATCCCAGCCCTCGTGTCTCCTCATTCCGCTGAGGATGTCGACTTGAGTCCACCAGACATTGGAGTGGCCAGTCTGGACTTCGATCCGATGTCATTTCAATGTAGTCCTCCGAAGGCTGAGTCCGAGTGTCTGGAGAGTGGTGCTTCCTTCCTGGATTCATTAGGGTTCACCAGGGATAAACTCGGTGCCAGCAAGAAGGATGTGGAAGCAGGTGGGAGCCAGTCGCAGACTCCAGGGAGCACCGCAAGTTCGGAACCCGTGTCCCCAGTCCAGGAGAAACTGAGTCCGTTTTTCACTCTGGACTTGAGCCCCACTGAGGACAAGTCTTGTAAGCCATCTTCATTTACAGAAAAGGTTGTTTATGCTTTCTCTCCGAAGATTGGACGGAAGCTAAGCAAATCTCCTTCCATGAACATATCTGAGCCCATTTCTGTGACTCTTCCACCTCGGGTGTCGGAAGTCATTGGTACCGTCTCCAACACTGTATCTCAGAATGCATCACCTCCATCTTGGGACAAAAGTGTGGAAGAAAGAGATGTCATAAATAGATCCCCCACCCAGCTAGGAAAGATGAAACCAGGtgagagagaggcacaggagAGATGTGAACCTGAAGCACAGCCCCAGGAGCAGGGGGCAGCTGAAGAGGTAGAGTTGCCAGGGACAGAGGAGCGGCCTGTCTCGAGCAGTCAGAGCAAGGCTGTGCCTTCTGGACAGAGTCAGACAGGTACCGTTCGTTCTCCTCCGTTCCTTCTCTAGTTAAACGGGGTCTTCCGTCCTGTGTGCCGTCTGTGCCTTTAGAGAGCCTTCCCAACAGCTAGGCTAGAGTCAAAGAGAATGTTTTTCTGAATGGTGCTGCGGGCTCAAAGCCCGAAACTAAAATGAGTCAAACAAAACTCCCCAAAGGGCCCGTGGTCCTGCTTCGAACCTTCACAGAGGACCCCTTAACTCTCTGGACAGTCAGAATTCATGGATAATTTTTGCACAACTGTGTAGCtcttgattctgttttctcttctaatgCATATTGTATTCTAGCCTTACAAGTTAACAAGCCAGCCTACACTGTCAGTGTAAAAGTATTATCACAGTCTAAGCGCTGGAAGCTTGTACTTTAAGTGGCCTTTTTCTAAGTCAGGTGGAGGCCTGCTTCCCCTCCACCCTTTGTAGCAGTTCAAGAGGACTTGCAACCTTTAAACACTGTTAGTTCCCTTTGAACCAGATGTGTTTTCAGCAGCATTTGCATGTGGGATAGAAGATCATGgattaccatttttaaatatggaagGCACCTGTTTTTAGTGATCACATGGGGAGTGTTTGGCTTTCCGTATAGGGTAACATAAGCTACCttttcattctaattttttttcccaatttcccaCTAGGAGCAGTTACCCATGACCCCCCTCAGGATCCCGTTCctgtcagttcagtctctctTATCCCACCACCACCGCCTCCGAAAAATGTGGCCCGAATGTTGGCACTAGCATTAGCTGAGTCTGCACAGCAAGCCTCAACGCAGACACTGAAGAGACCAGGGCCTTCCCAGGCTGGGTGCACTAGTTATGGAGACATGGCAGTCGCTACATCTGAAGAGAAACTGCCTAGTTCCTACTCTAGCGTTACTCTAGATAAAACCTATTTCCAAACGGACCGACCAGCAGAGCAGTTCCACCTGCAGATCAATGGACTCGGAAATTGTAACCAGCCTCTCCCAGAGACAGCAGCTATGGGAGgtcccacccaccccaacacaactgactctgGGGAGCAACTCCACCAAGTAGACTTAATAGGGAATTCGCTACATCGAAACCATTTATCTGGGGATCCAGAAAAGGCTAGAAGCACTTCAGCTCCCTTAACAGACTCAGAGAAGTCTGACGGTCATGGAAGTTTCCCTGAAGACCACGCTGGGAAGACCAGCGTGTCCACTGTCTCCTTTGTGGAGCAGGACCAGTCTCCACTTCATTTCTCCAGTGGAGACCAGCCCCTCTCTTATCTTGGTACCAGTATGGATAAACCCCACCATTCCTCAGAACTTacagaaaaatctcccatgcctTCTACTTTGCCTAGGGACAAAGCCCACCCTCTTTCTGGGTCCCCTGAAGAGAATACCAGCACAGCCACCATGGCATATATGATGACAACTCCACCAAGAGCCGAAACGAGCACCAGAGAGGCCAGCAGAGCCATGGCTGTACAGCCCACTGCTGCTGATTTTGTGGCTGCCACCCTTCAGCGAGCACACAGAACTAACcggcccctccccccacctccttcccagaGGCCTACAGAGCAGCCACCAGGTGTGGGGCAGGTACAAGAAGCACCAAGTATAGGAGTGAATAATTCCCACAAGGTAAGACCAAGAGGAAGTCGGTGACGTACTATATTATTCCCAAAGGTATTTTTGGTAGGATCTTTCAGTCAGATACGTTTCAGTCAGGTAGCAGGTTTCCATGAAATAGCTGCCATTTGAAGCTGAAGATCTTTGCCTGGCTATTGGCCTTGTGGTAAAGACATAGCAGCCCCTGGGGACTGCAGCTTAACCGTCCTTGCTGCTTTTCCTTCGGGAAGCACTGACAGGTCAGACCAAAGGGAACCCAGGGCTGCAGTAGTCAGTTTCCTTACCCGGTCCCTCACTGGTCACATGACAGGGTGAGTCATGTGACCACCCTGTGCAGACCCTTGATGTCTGTGTATTGAAAGTACTTCATTCTCCAGGGCTTTCAGAAGTATAAGGAGTGAGGATATCTTggagtttttgttatttttgtttttctactgtaACCAGCTGTGTTGCATAGTTAGAATGCCTGCTTTGGGAGGGAATGTTAGGTACAGAATGCCACAGTGTTTTCCTAATTCCTCCTTAATTAGATAAAAGCACCACAGGTTTTGTGCTAACCTTAACCAAAAGGAGCTGAATTCTGGGCCTTCCTAAAGGGCGTGGTACTTACTTCTCAGGGACAGTGTATTTAATCTGTGGGCCCACGAGCAGGATGGACAGAACGCAGAGGCAGGAGACCCCGACTTGCTGCCACCGCAGACAAGCCGCTGTGAAACTCCTCCCTGCGTTTGGAGGTTTAAAACTGCCTGCTGTGTGGAACCGCGTCACCCTGAAACTCCTGCCAGCTGATAAAATCAGTGGctttcattaaataaaatcttCTCGGTACTGACACCAATAGGCAGGATATTGACTTTTAGGTCCAGCGCGGTTTTCGGCTAATCCTGTAACTGGTTCTGCATGTTAAGATGCCATTGTAGGCAGCCTCTCCTCACATTTAAACCCTAGCATGAGATAGCAAACACTGCACACGACTCCACAGGTAATGGCGGACCTTTAGCCACACAGGTACTCTTTTTCCGGCCACGGATCAGGTTCAGTGTAACCGCAGAGCTCTGGCAAAGTTCAGGCTGTCACCCAAATAGCCAGGGTTTGCCCGTTATGAAAGCATTGGCACTGGGCTCCGAGGGGTGGGTGTTAAGCAGCAGACTGTTAACACCGCTGTCTTTCAGCAGGTCCAGGGagcagctccagctccagagaggCCACCTGAGCCTCGAGCCATGGCTGATCCTGCATCCATCTTTGTCAGTGATGGCAGTGCTGCTGCCCAGTGTCCCATGGCCGTCTCTGCTGCCCAGCCGGGACTGCCTGAGAAGGTTCGGGAAAGCAGCAGGGCCCCGCCACTCCACCTGCGTGCGGAGACATTTCCTGGCCATTCCTGTGGCTTTGCTGCCCCCGTCCCTCCAACACGGACAGTGGAAAGCAAGATGGCTGCCGCCATGCACTCCAGTGCGGCAGAAGCCAACAACAGTTCAAATTACCACTCCTTTGTCCCTTCGTCAGCCTCCGCGGATGATGTGCTGCCTTTGCCACCCCCCATCGCGCAGCCTAAGCATGCTTCTCAGAAGATAGCCTACTCCTCCTTTGCTAGGCCTGATGTCACCACAGAGCCCTTTGGTCCAGAAAACTGTTTGCATTTCAATATGACTCCAAACTGCCAGTTTCGCCCCCAGAGTGTACCTCCACACCACAATAAGTTGGAGCCACACCAGGTGTATGGCACCCGATCAGAGCCACCGGCCTCCATGGGTCCTCGCTATAACACCTATGTGGCACCGGGGAGAAGCATGTCTGGACACCACTCCAAGCCGTGTAGCCGGGTGGAGTATGTCTCTTCTCTGGGCTCCTCAGTTAGGAATCCTTGTTGCCCTGAAGACATTCTACCTTACCCTACCATCCGGAGAGTACAGTCCCTCCACGCGCCCCCGCCTTCCATGATCCGCTCTGTTCCCATTTCACGGACAGAAGTTCCCCCAGATGATGAACCAGCCTACTGCCCACGACCAGTCTACCAGTATAAGCCATACCAGTCCTCCCAGGCCCGCTCAGATTACCACGTAACACAGCTTCAGCCTTACTTTGAGAATGGACGGGTCCACTATCGGTATAGTCCGTACTCCAGCTCCTCGAGCTCCTATTACAGTCCTGATGGGGCCTTGTGTGACGTCGACGCCTACGGCACGGTCCAGCTGAGGCCCCTCCACCGCCTGTCCAATCGGGATTTTGCTTTCTACAATCCAAGGCTGCAAGGAAAGAATGTGTACAATTACGCTGGTTTGCCTCCACGCCCGCGGGCCAGTGCAACTGGCTATTTCTCCGGCAATGACCATAACGTGGTCAATATGCCCCCCACTGCTGACGTAAAGCACACGTACACTTCGTGGGACCTTGAGGACATGGAAAAATACCGCATGCAGTCCATCCGCAGAGAGAGTCGAGCACGGCAGAAGGTGAAAGGGCCCATCATGTCTCAGTACGACAACATGGCACCAGCTGTGCAGGACGACTTGGGAGGGATCTACGTCATCCATCTACGCAGCAAATCAGATCCTGGGAAAACTGGACTTCTCTCTgtggcagaggggaaggaggggcgGCACCCAGCCAAGGCTGTCAGCCCCGAGGGGGATGAGCGTTTCTACAGGAAGCACCCAGAGTCCGAATTTGACAGAGCCCACCATCATGGAGGgtttggcagcagccaggtaGAAAAGCCATCCCTCCCACAGAAGCAAAGCAGCCTTAGGAACAGAAAGCTTCACGATATGGGTTGTAGCCTCCCAGAGCACAGGGCGCACCAGGAAGCAAGCCATAGGCAGTTATGTGAGTCAAAAAATGGACCACCATATCCCCAGGGAGCTGGCCAGTTAGATTATGGGTCCAAAGGGATGCCAGACGCCTCTGAGCCAAACAGTTACCATAACTCTGGGAAATATGTCATGTCAGGGCAGGAGTCTCTAAGACTGAACCACAAGGAAGTGAGGCTTTCCAAAGACGTGGACAGGCCTCGAGCCAGGCAGCCACCGGCCCCCGAGAAACACTCCAGAGACTGCTACAAGGAGGAGGAGCACTTCACGCAGTCTATGGTCCCACCCCCCAAGCCAGAGAGGAGTCACAGCCTCAAACTGCACCACACCCAGAACCTGGAGAGGGACCCCAGCATGCTGTACCCGTATCAGACACACAGCAAGCGCCAGAGCAGTGTGACTGTCGTGTCCCAGTACGATAACCTGGAGGATTACCACTCCCTGCCCCAGCACCAGCGAGGAGGCTTTGGAGGGGGAGGCATGGGGGCCTATGTGCCCTCTGGCTTTGTCCATCCACAGAGCAGGACATACGCCACAGCGTTGGGTCAGGGGGCCTTCCTGCCCACAGAGCTGTCCTTGCCACATCCTGACACGCAGATCCATGCAGAATGAGCCCCGGGAGCAATAGAGTTGAAGCAGCCTCTGCTGGACAGTGgactgttctatttttttttttcaataaccaAAAAGATttaacgaaaaaaaaaaaaaaaagctacaaacCCCCTGGCCACACGAAAGAAGCATAATAAAATCAccaccttcccctcccactcATTACTGCCTCATCCATCTATAGGCTGTGTTGTTTGTCCTTAAAGAGATCTGGATGGTTGTAAAGGGCTGTGCTGAAAGCCTGGTAAAGAAATCCTCCATGCAGACCCTACTCGCTCTGTAGGGCTGATCTGTGGGACCCTGAGAACCTGCCTTCCACCCCCTGAGTTCAACTCTGACCTTCTTAGTACTTGCAACCTGGCTCAGAGCAGTTTGCCTCTATTTCCtggtgggtctctgcatttcctgTTGTGTTCCCACTGCCCTGCCCGGGGCCATGTAGCCTGCCCAGGTGGACTCTCCACTCTGTTCTGCTTTCATCATCTGTCCACAGTGGAGTCTAGTATCCCAAATTAGAGAGGAGCAAAGCACCCCGATCCTTGAACTACACCGCTTAGACTGCTAGCAGGTTAAAAGGTAAAGGAATTAGGGTTTTCAACCCTTAGCGCCACGTCACCGTTAGTAGCAAGTCTGGCGTGAGCTGCATCCTTCGCTGGCAGTGAACTCTGCTAGCAACAGTATCACTAGTGCTTTCCCTGTGCTACCCACCCGCACGGCCCACAAGAAGACCCCGCACACTTTAGTGCCAGGAAAGCAGTCATCCTGTTGGTTCTAAATCCAAAATAGTCGCAGGAAGAAAGGACCAGCATGGTCTAACTGGATAAATAAAGTTTCTTAGGGATTACAAGTGTTACTATGTTTCTAACGTAGAGTACAGATTCCCTGGGAATTTGTAAAATCCCTACAAACCGTTAGGAAGCCGCACATTGCTCATTGTCCCTGAGTGTACAGTCCCACGCATGCACTGGCATTCTGGGGGTCATGGTTTGACCCCCTCCGTTGTGTGGTCACAGGCTCCCCGCCGCCGCATTGTCACCAACACCAGCATTTCAGAATAGTTCTAACTCTCTAGACATGTCAAACATGTGACTACCCAGGACTTTCTTTTGAAAGTTGCATTCCTTATTGGGCTTGGGACAGGGGACCTCTCCGGCCCAGCTTCCCTCTGCTTTTCTCGTCCCATCCCACCATAGAGAGCGGAGACGGGTAAGGCAGTCCCGTGTTTAGGATGAGTTAGATTGGCATGTCATTCCATAAGTCACGTTAATACTTGAGTTTTGTACGTTTGTATCTTTTAAATACTCTGTAGGAGACATCATTCCATTTACTGGATGGCTGCTGCTCTGGCCTTTTAGGATGGGATTATCTTTTCTTTAGAGCCAAGGGAGAAGTCTGTAAGAGGCTAAAATcctgctgctgtcactgctgtgAAATTGTGAAAGACTAGATTCATGGCAGTCTTTGTAATTAAACCACATAGCTGCGTTTTTAAGGGTATCTACTTAGAAGTAAAGTTTTAAGAACACATTCCTATTTGGAGATAGTCTTCATGGTTTTATTTCCACATTGACCAGCGGGGTACAGTGAAGTTCAAAGCAGATATCTGGAAACACTAATACATGCAAAGGCCTGTGGGAACGTAGGCGTCTGCATTAAACGCACAGACCTGAGTGTCAGAGTGTCCAGAACCCCCGATGGGTGCTTCTACCTGGCGTGCAGAATGCAGGTGTGTGGAACGTTGCACACTATTTTTTTTAGCCTCCTTTTTTTTGTCAAGGAGGCAACTCATTGCCTCTTGAAGACCATACCAGCCTGGAACGCTGTCCTTAGCAGCGCAGCTCGGGTACAGAGGCCAGCACCACAGGCAGTGAGACAAGGAGCTTCAGTGACTTCAGGCCTCACCTGAAGAGAAGTGCTACAAGGTCCAGGCCACTCTCCATATTTGTGGATTCGTTTGTCACAGATACTGTTTACTCCTGAAACTAAAGTCTCTTTTATAAATGCTAAGGTTGATCCCTTAGAACAATTTCTTTATCAATAACACCCTTTGGGTTTAGAAAGGCcagaagaatattttaaagatagaatGATAACTCAGATTATTGGTATAAGTATGAAAATGCACTTTAGACGAAGTCTAGAGTTTGCCACTGTACGCAGCACCAGCCTTAGCTTCGGATTCGGCTGTTCCAACAGCCGTGCCCACGCGCTTCTCTAACACCGTGGAGGGCAGAGTCGGATGGCGAATCA
Protein-coding sequences here:
- the Arhgap32 gene encoding rho GTPase-activating protein 32 isoform X5, with product MKSSIHSEEDDFVPELHRNVHPRERPDWEETLSAMARGADVPEIPGDLTLKSCGSTASMKVKHVKKSTPPGLMGCDNIHRLPFTKGHFPKMAECAHFHYENVEFGSIQLSLSEEQNEIMKNGCESKELVYLVQIACQGKSWIVKRSYEDFRVLDKHLHLCIYDRRFSQLSELPRSDILKDSPESVTQMLAAYLSRLSTIAGNKINCGPALTWMEIDNKGNHLLVHEESSINTPAVGAAHVIKRYTARAPDELTLEVGDIVSVIDMPPKVLSTWWRGKHGFQVGLFPGHCVELINQKVPQSVTNSVPKPVSKKHGKLITFLRTFMKSRPTKQKLKQRGILKERVFGCDLGEHLLNSGFEVPQVLQSCTAFIERYGIVDGIYRLSGVASNIQRLRHEFDSEHVPDLTKEPYVQDIHSVGSLCKLYFRELPNPLLTYQLYEKFSDAVSAATDEERLIKIHDVIQQLPPPHYRTLEFLMRHLSLLADYCSITNMHAKNLAIVWAPNLLRSKQIESACFSGTAAFMEVRIQSVVVEFILNHVDVLFSGKISAVMQEGAASLTRPKSLLVSSPSTKLLTLEEAQARTQAQVNSPIVTENKYIEVGEGPAALQGKFHTIIEFPLERKRPQNKMKKSPVGSWRSFFNLGKSSSVSKRKLQRNESEPSEMKAMALKGGRAEGTLRSAKSEESLTSLHAVDGDSKLFRPRRPRSSSDALSASFNGDVLGNRCNSYDNLPHDNESEEEVGLLHIPALVSPHSAEDVDLSPPDIGVASLDFDPMSFQCSPPKAESECLESGASFLDSLGFTRDKLGASKKDVEAGGSQSQTPGSTASSEPVSPVQEKLSPFFTLDLSPTEDKSCKPSSFTEKVVYAFSPKIGRKLSKSPSMNISEPISVTLPPRVSEVIGTVSNTVSQNASPPSWDKSVEERDVINRSPTQLGKMKPGEREAQERCEPEAQPQEQGAAEEVELPGTEERPVSSSQSKAVPSGQSQTGAVTHDPPQDPVPVSSVSLIPPPPPPKNVARMLALALAESAQQASTQTLKRPGPSQAGCTSYGDMAVATSEEKLPSSYSSVTLDKTYFQTDRPAEQFHLQINGLGNCNQPLPETAAMGGPTHPNTTDSGEQLHQVDLIGNSLHRNHLSGDPEKARSTSAPLTDSEKSDGHGSFPEDHAGKTSVSTVSFVEQDQSPLHFSSGDQPLSYLGTSMDKPHHSSELTEKSPMPSTLPRDKAHPLSGSPEENTSTATMAYMMTTPPRAETSTREASRAMAVQPTAADFVAATLQRAHRTNRPLPPPPSQRPTEQPPGVGQVQEAPSIGVNNSHKQVQGAAPAPERPPEPRAMADPASIFVSDGSAAAQCPMAVSAAQPGLPEKVRESSRAPPLHLRAETFPGHSCGFAAPVPPTRTVESKMAAAMHSSAAEANNSSNYHSFVPSSASADDVLPLPPPIAQPKHASQKIAYSSFARPDVTTEPFGPENCLHFNMTPNCQFRPQSVPPHHNKLEPHQVYGTRSEPPASMGPRYNTYVAPGRSMSGHHSKPCSRVEYVSSLGSSVRNPCCPEDILPYPTIRRVQSLHAPPPSMIRSVPISRTEVPPDDEPAYCPRPVYQYKPYQSSQARSDYHVTQLQPYFENGRVHYRYSPYSSSSSSYYSPDGALCDVDAYGTVQLRPLHRLSNRDFAFYNPRLQGKNVYNYAGLPPRPRASATGYFSGNDHNVVNMPPTADVKHTYTSWDLEDMEKYRMQSIRRESRARQKVKGPIMSQYDNMAPAVQDDLGGIYVIHLRSKSDPGKTGLLSVAEGKEGRHPAKAVSPEGDERFYRKHPESEFDRAHHHGGFGSSQVEKPSLPQKQSSLRNRKLHDMGCSLPEHRAHQEASHRQLCESKNGPPYPQGAGQLDYGSKGMPDASEPNSYHNSGKYVMSGQESLRLNHKEVRLSKDVDRPRARQPPAPEKHSRDCYKEEEHFTQSMVPPPKPERSHSLKLHHTQNLERDPSMLYPYQTHSKRQSSVTVVSQYDNLEDYHSLPQHQRGGFGGGGMGAYVPSGFVHPQSRTYATALGQGAFLPTELSLPHPDTQIHAE